One Tepidanaerobacter syntrophicus DNA segment encodes these proteins:
- the hutI gene encoding imidazolonepropionase: protein MKDTGQLVIKNIGMLATPEGTSCLKGEEQGNIKILKNAFIAASEGRITAIGEDKELKDIPINDDTVVIDAESCLATPGLVDPHTHLVFGGWRQKELSLKLKGAGYLDILSMGGGILSTVEHTRKASFEELVQKGKKSLDIMLSYGTTTCEAKSGYGLNVKDEIKSLNVIKELNKLHAVDLVPTFMGAHAIPKEYQGRADDYIKLIKEEMIPKVAKENLAEFCDVFCEDRVFDVEQSRDILETGKRHGLIPKVHADEITPLGGASLAAEVKAISAEHLIHASDKGIDDMAKAGTIAILLPGTSLYLDESFARAKTMIEKGIPVALASDFNPGSCPTESLQLILNLACIKYKMTPEEVLTAATLNAAAAINRSSVVGSLEVGKQADILLWDSPDLDFIVYHFGVNLVKTVVKQGKIVVDKHTMR from the coding sequence TTGAAAGACACTGGACAACTTGTTATAAAAAATATTGGCATGCTTGCAACCCCAGAAGGGACAAGCTGTTTGAAAGGCGAGGAACAGGGAAATATAAAAATACTTAAAAATGCATTTATTGCAGCCTCCGAAGGTAGAATTACTGCCATAGGCGAAGATAAGGAACTTAAAGATATCCCTATAAATGATGATACTGTTGTTATCGATGCCGAAAGCTGCCTTGCAACTCCAGGCCTTGTAGATCCACATACACACCTGGTTTTTGGAGGGTGGAGGCAAAAAGAGCTTTCATTAAAGCTAAAAGGTGCCGGCTACCTTGATATATTGAGCATGGGAGGAGGAATACTAAGCACCGTAGAGCATACGCGCAAGGCAAGTTTTGAAGAGCTGGTGCAAAAAGGCAAAAAATCCCTTGATATAATGCTAAGCTATGGAACAACCACCTGTGAGGCGAAAAGCGGATATGGTTTAAATGTAAAAGATGAGATTAAATCCTTAAATGTAATTAAAGAGCTAAATAAATTACATGCAGTTGACTTAGTCCCTACATTTATGGGAGCACATGCTATTCCAAAGGAATATCAAGGAAGAGCTGATGATTATATAAAATTAATAAAGGAAGAAATGATTCCAAAGGTTGCAAAAGAAAATCTGGCAGAGTTTTGTGATGTATTTTGCGAGGATAGGGTTTTTGATGTAGAGCAGTCAAGGGATATCCTCGAAACAGGCAAAAGACATGGTCTCATTCCTAAAGTCCATGCCGATGAGATAACGCCCTTAGGAGGCGCATCGCTTGCCGCTGAAGTTAAGGCTATTTCTGCTGAACATCTGATTCATGCATCAGATAAAGGTATTGATGATATGGCAAAGGCAGGTACTATAGCAATCCTTTTGCCGGGAACATCTCTCTATTTAGATGAATCCTTTGCAAGAGCGAAAACCATGATAGAAAAAGGCATTCCGGTAGCCTTGGCTTCTGACTTCAATCCCGGTTCATGCCCTACAGAATCACTGCAGCTTATCTTAAATCTTGCCTGTATAAAATACAAGATGACGCCTGAAGAAGTATTAACGGCTGCAACACTAAACGCCGCTGCGGCTATTAACAGGTCATCTGTTGTAGGAAGCTTAGAAGTTGGAAAACAGGCGGATATCCTGCTTTGGGATTCGCCTGATTTAGACTTTATAGTATATCATTTTGGTGTAAATTTAGTAAAAACCGTTGTTAAGCAGGGTAAAATAGTAGTGGATAAACATACAATGAGGTGA
- a CDS encoding formate--tetrahydrofolate ligase has product MKTDIEIAQEAKIKPIKEIAESVGLEEKDIYYYGPYKAKVNIDVYNRLKDKKDGKLILVTAITPTPAGEGKTTTTVGLGDALNKLGKKTMIALREPSLGPVFGIKGGAAGGGYAQVVPMEDINLHFTGDFHAIGAANNLLAAMIDNHIYQGNALKIDPRRIAWRRCVDMNDRQLRFVVDGLGGKANGVPREDGYDITVASEVMAAFCLSQNLTDLKERLSKIIIGYTYDGKPVTAGDLKTHGAMAVLLKEALNPNLVQTIEGTPAFVHGGPFANIAHGCNSLIATKTALKLSDYCVTEAGFGADLGAEKFVDIKCRQGGLKPDAAVLVASVRALKLHGGVDKRNLGEENLEALEKGMDNLQKHIENITEKFGLPLVVAVNRFPGDTEAELNMVLDVCNKAKVPVALSEVFSKGSEGGIDLAEKVVRAAEKGKNHFKFVYPLEAGIKQKIEIIAHEIYGADGADFTKEAEKEIANLETLGYKNLPICMAKTQYSLSDNPKLLGRPKDFKITVRQVKVSASAGFIVALTGEIMTLPGLPKAPAAERIDIDESGRITGLF; this is encoded by the coding sequence ATGAAAACTGATATCGAAATAGCTCAAGAAGCTAAAATCAAGCCGATTAAGGAAATAGCCGAATCTGTCGGACTTGAAGAAAAAGATATATATTATTATGGACCATATAAGGCAAAGGTTAATATTGATGTATATAACAGATTAAAAGATAAAAAGGATGGAAAATTAATCCTTGTAACTGCCATAACCCCTACACCTGCAGGCGAGGGAAAGACCACAACAACAGTAGGATTGGGCGATGCGCTAAATAAATTAGGCAAAAAGACCATGATAGCCTTAAGAGAACCCTCCCTTGGACCTGTATTCGGCATAAAAGGAGGGGCGGCAGGCGGAGGGTACGCCCAGGTTGTTCCAATGGAAGATATAAATCTGCATTTTACAGGTGATTTCCATGCAATTGGAGCTGCAAATAATCTCTTGGCAGCTATGATAGATAATCACATTTATCAAGGAAATGCATTAAAAATAGATCCTCGTAGGATTGCCTGGCGCCGCTGTGTAGATATGAACGACCGTCAGCTTAGATTTGTAGTTGACGGCTTAGGAGGAAAAGCAAACGGCGTTCCAAGAGAAGATGGATATGATATCACCGTGGCTTCCGAGGTAATGGCTGCTTTTTGTCTTTCGCAAAATCTTACAGACTTAAAAGAAAGACTTTCAAAAATAATTATAGGCTATACATACGACGGAAAACCTGTGACTGCCGGGGACCTTAAAACTCACGGCGCTATGGCTGTTCTTTTGAAGGAAGCTCTAAATCCAAACCTAGTCCAGACAATTGAGGGCACACCTGCTTTTGTTCATGGAGGACCCTTTGCTAATATAGCTCACGGTTGCAACAGCCTTATTGCAACAAAAACTGCTTTAAAACTTTCGGATTACTGCGTAACCGAGGCAGGCTTTGGGGCAGATTTGGGCGCAGAAAAATTTGTCGATATCAAGTGCCGGCAGGGAGGATTAAAGCCTGATGCGGCAGTATTGGTAGCAAGCGTTAGGGCATTAAAGCTTCATGGAGGTGTAGACAAACGCAATTTAGGCGAAGAAAACCTCGAAGCACTGGAAAAAGGTATGGATAACCTTCAAAAACATATTGAAAACATTACTGAGAAGTTTGGATTGCCTTTAGTTGTAGCCGTAAACCGCTTCCCGGGTGATACTGAAGCTGAGCTCAATATGGTGCTTGATGTGTGCAACAAGGCTAAAGTGCCTGTAGCCCTCTCGGAGGTTTTTTCAAAGGGATCAGAAGGTGGCATAGATTTGGCTGAGAAAGTAGTTCGGGCAGCAGAAAAAGGTAAGAATCACTTTAAATTTGTGTATCCCTTAGAAGCCGGCATCAAGCAAAAAATTGAAATTATAGCTCATGAAATATACGGAGCTGATGGTGCGGATTTTACAAAAGAAGCAGAAAAGGAGATTGCAAATCTTGAAACATTAGGATATAAGAATTTGCCTATATGTATGGCCAAAACTCAATATTCGCTTTCGGATAATCCTAAGCTCTTAGGAAGACCCAAAGATTTTAAAATAACTGTAAGGCAGGTAAAGGTATCGGCAAGCGCGGGATTTATTGTGGCACTAACCGGTGAGATTATGACACTACCGGGACTTCCTAAAGCACCTGCAGCGGAAAGAATTGATATCGATGAGTCTGGAAGGATTACCGGTCTGTTTTAG
- a CDS encoding cyclodeaminase/cyclohydrolase family protein encodes MINSSISIKEFLDVLASKEPTPGGGAASALVGAIGTALMSMVANLTVGKQKYKESEPLMKELLEEAARLQKDLIKLMEEDTEAFNKVTAAFKMPKNNEEEKAKRKEKVQEALKGAVEAPYEIMEKAVKALHLYEKSLGHTNTSTISDTGVGALCLKTALCGAWLNVKINLGNIDDDDFVQKYNEKVQQLLNEGVTLADAVYEAVLESL; translated from the coding sequence GTGATCAACAGCAGCATAAGCATAAAAGAATTTTTGGATGTTTTAGCTTCCAAGGAGCCTACTCCGGGAGGAGGTGCTGCTTCAGCACTGGTTGGAGCTATAGGAACGGCTTTGATGTCAATGGTTGCGAACCTGACAGTTGGAAAACAAAAATACAAAGAAAGCGAACCTCTTATGAAAGAATTGCTTGAGGAAGCTGCAAGACTTCAAAAGGATTTAATAAAATTAATGGAAGAAGACACCGAAGCATTTAACAAAGTTACTGCAGCTTTTAAAATGCCAAAAAACAATGAAGAAGAAAAGGCAAAACGAAAAGAAAAAGTACAAGAAGCTCTTAAAGGTGCAGTTGAGGCTCCTTATGAGATTATGGAAAAAGCTGTAAAAGCATTGCATTTATACGAAAAGTCTTTAGGCCATACAAACACTTCTACAATTAGCGATACAGGAGTTGGCGCTTTGTGCTTAAAAACTGCCCTTTGCGGTGCGTGGCTTAATGTAAAAATAAATCTTGGCAACATTGATGATGATGACTTCGTACAAAAATACAACGAAAAAGTCCAACAACTTTTAAATGAAGGAGTAACGTTGGCAGATGCAGTGTACGAAGCAGTATTAGAGAGCTTATGA
- a CDS encoding dipeptide epimerase → MRINDIEVGKIKIPLKKPFKTALREVYELENMIVKITTDTDSIGYGEAAVTPVITGDTIGSIKCAITDYIKPKIIGMEVENLESIMTEIDASLVHNENAKASVDMAIYDLFGQFYGAPVFKLLGGFRNKVVTDITISVNEPEDMAKDAIEAVEKGYETLKVKVGKNPSKDLERLKAIRAAIGYDIDIRIDANQGWTPKEAVKILRKMEDDGLCIELVEQPVKASDIIGLKYVADNVEIPVLADESVFSPLDAANIIQNRAADLINIKLMKTGGIHNALKICDLAETYGIECMLGCMMESKIGLTAACHLACAKSIITRFDLDGPNLCAEDPVIGGANYDEYVITLDNKPGLGFKEINSVEYY, encoded by the coding sequence TTGAGAATAAATGATATTGAAGTGGGGAAGATAAAGATTCCTTTGAAAAAGCCGTTTAAAACTGCCTTGCGCGAAGTCTATGAACTAGAGAATATGATTGTTAAGATTACCACTGATACAGACAGCATTGGTTATGGGGAAGCGGCTGTGACTCCTGTGATTACAGGAGATACCATAGGCTCTATAAAGTGTGCCATAACAGACTATATAAAACCAAAGATTATCGGCATGGAAGTAGAAAACCTAGAATCGATAATGACAGAAATAGATGCATCACTTGTACATAACGAAAATGCAAAAGCTTCGGTTGATATGGCAATATATGATTTGTTCGGACAGTTTTATGGCGCGCCGGTTTTTAAGCTTCTTGGCGGATTTAGAAATAAAGTAGTGACAGATATAACAATCAGTGTGAACGAGCCGGAAGATATGGCAAAAGATGCAATAGAAGCTGTTGAAAAAGGTTATGAGACACTTAAAGTGAAAGTAGGAAAAAATCCTTCCAAAGACTTGGAAAGGTTAAAAGCTATAAGAGCAGCAATTGGCTATGATATTGATATCCGCATAGATGCAAATCAAGGTTGGACGCCAAAAGAAGCGGTTAAGATATTAAGAAAAATGGAAGATGACGGGCTTTGCATAGAACTTGTGGAACAGCCGGTAAAGGCTTCTGATATAATAGGGCTTAAGTATGTTGCCGATAATGTGGAAATTCCCGTATTAGCCGATGAAAGTGTTTTTTCACCTCTTGATGCAGCAAATATTATTCAAAATAGGGCAGCAGACTTAATAAATATCAAGCTTATGAAAACAGGAGGGATTCACAATGCACTGAAAATATGCGATCTTGCAGAAACATATGGTATTGAGTGTATGCTTGGGTGTATGATGGAAAGCAAGATTGGTCTTACTGCGGCGTGCCATCTTGCGTGTGCAAAAAGTATAATAACCCGCTTTGATTTAGATGGGCCCAACCTATGTGCCGAAGATCCGGTTATAGGAGGAGCAAACTATGATGAATATGTGATAACATTAGATAATAAACCGGGGCTAGGCTTTAAAGAAATAAACAGTGTCGAGTACTACTAA
- a CDS encoding helix-turn-helix domain-containing protein encodes MEKDLFTEYARLGFFRDLLCNNIKYEEEILEFEKEIAADFRPNIVMVAAIDNYHLQFGNKSEIQRQNLRLAVLESLKEAVENLYTLVVPMEEDLYALLFQLNNKEETREKALDIGQNLQRYIEDETGISITIGIGLPCKNIFDLHLSYKDALRACRHKFYTGTGQAIHIANTIPFITDPNIFSIEIESQFSVKILSCDKKAAFKILDDFISSITNKTPNIDPVIVKARFNEIALIIIRAGIEAGIRSEKLGILSRRFLKRIAESDTFLELENQTKELVSQIIDEISRRRKHMNTKLFEEAIEYINDNFASNITLEDVSEHVHISPYHFSHEFKRFTSMNFIEYLTKVRINEAKKLLLTTDLSIKEVSSQVGYQDSSYFGRVFKNVEGVPPSKFKIDNQVYKEEKIKSSGK; translated from the coding sequence ATGGAAAAAGATCTTTTTACAGAATATGCCCGACTAGGTTTTTTCAGAGACCTTCTTTGCAACAATATTAAATACGAGGAGGAAATTTTAGAATTTGAGAAAGAAATTGCTGCAGACTTTAGACCTAATATAGTTATGGTCGCAGCTATTGACAACTATCACTTGCAATTTGGCAATAAGAGCGAGATACAGCGGCAGAATTTAAGACTTGCTGTATTGGAAAGCCTTAAAGAAGCAGTTGAAAATCTTTATACCTTAGTAGTGCCTATGGAGGAAGATTTATATGCACTACTTTTTCAACTCAATAATAAAGAAGAAACAAGAGAGAAAGCCTTAGATATCGGCCAAAATTTGCAAAGATACATCGAAGACGAAACGGGTATATCCATAACAATAGGAATAGGCCTTCCTTGTAAAAATATTTTCGATCTACATCTTTCATATAAAGATGCACTTCGGGCATGTCGCCATAAATTTTACACTGGCACCGGACAAGCAATTCATATTGCAAACACTATTCCTTTTATAACAGACCCTAATATCTTTTCTATAGAAATTGAATCTCAGTTTTCTGTAAAAATACTCAGCTGTGATAAGAAAGCTGCTTTTAAGATTTTAGATGATTTTATAAGCTCAATCACTAACAAAACGCCAAACATCGATCCTGTAATTGTTAAAGCAAGATTTAATGAAATTGCCTTGATAATTATAAGGGCGGGAATAGAGGCGGGAATTCGATCGGAAAAGCTTGGAATATTAAGCCGTAGGTTTTTAAAGAGAATAGCAGAAAGCGATACATTCTTAGAATTAGAAAATCAGACCAAAGAACTTGTCTCGCAAATAATCGATGAGATATCTAGACGTAGGAAACACATGAATACCAAACTATTTGAAGAAGCTATCGAGTATATTAATGATAATTTTGCAAGTAATATAACCTTAGAAGATGTATCAGAACACGTTCACATAAGTCCATATCATTTTAGTCATGAGTTCAAGAGATTTACAAGCATGAATTTTATAGAATACTTAACAAAAGTTAGAATAAATGAGGCTAAAAAGCTTCTTTTGACAACAGATTTGAGTATAAAGGAAGTAAGCAGCCAAGTAGGATACCAAGATTCAAGTTATTTCGGTAGAGTTTTTAAGAATGTTGAAGGTGTGCCGCCGAGCAAATTTAAAATAGATAATCAAGTATATAAAGAAGAAAAAATAAAGAGTAGTGGAAAATAA
- a CDS encoding folate family ECF transporter S component, with protein MKKISTREMVYLSFLVALNIVLSRVASIRINIGTVEGIRIGFGAFPTIFAGIMFGPLAGGIVGALGDFLGFFINPSGFYFPPITLSAALGGMIPAFILQTFFKNQPDTLWQYIIAIGIGQVITSVILTPYFLQLGFNIPFLVTLPARIVAQCINVPLYSFLTLAIKKKTGSILTYSPK; from the coding sequence ATGAAAAAAATTTCTACCAGAGAAATGGTGTATTTATCCTTTCTTGTTGCTCTAAATATCGTACTGTCAAGGGTGGCAAGCATCAGGATAAACATTGGAACAGTTGAGGGTATAAGGATAGGTTTTGGAGCTTTTCCGACTATCTTTGCAGGCATCATGTTTGGCCCTCTTGCCGGTGGGATAGTAGGTGCATTAGGAGATTTCTTGGGATTCTTCATAAACCCCAGCGGTTTTTACTTTCCTCCAATTACGCTTTCAGCGGCATTAGGCGGCATGATTCCCGCTTTCATTCTCCAAACCTTTTTCAAAAACCAACCTGACACCCTATGGCAATATATTATAGCTATTGGTATCGGCCAAGTTATAACATCAGTTATCTTAACACCATACTTTTTACAGCTTGGCTTTAACATACCATTTCTTGTTACGCTGCCGGCGAGAATAGTCGCTCAGTGTATCAACGTCCCCCTCTATTCTTTTTTGACGCTGGCAATTAAGAAAAAAACAGGTTCAATCCTTACTTACAGCCCCAAATAG
- the ftcD gene encoding glutamate formimidoyltransferase yields the protein MNPIVECIPNFSEGRRQEVVEAIADTIRSVEGVRLLDYSADKNHNRSVFTFIGNPKAVAEAAFLSCKKAAELIDMTKHKGEHPRMGATDVIPFVPVRDITVEECIELSKKVGERIAEELSIPVFLYEDSATKPERKNLADIRKGQFEKMAEKLKDPQWAPDFGKPEIHPTAGVVAVGARKPLIAYNINLDTSDIKIADTIAKLIRERSGGLKNVRAIGVMLEDRNLAQVSINMVDYERTALYRAFEMVKMEARRYGVNIVGSEIVGLTPMKALIDVAEYYLQLENFDSNKQILENYLLQ from the coding sequence TTGAATCCAATTGTTGAATGTATTCCAAATTTCAGTGAAGGCAGACGCCAAGAGGTCGTTGAAGCTATTGCTGATACAATAAGATCTGTAGAAGGCGTAAGGCTTCTAGACTATTCTGCTGATAAAAACCATAATCGCAGTGTTTTTACATTTATTGGCAATCCGAAAGCAGTAGCAGAAGCGGCTTTTCTTTCCTGCAAAAAAGCAGCTGAATTAATCGATATGACAAAACACAAAGGGGAACATCCAAGGATGGGCGCTACCGATGTAATACCTTTTGTACCTGTGAGAGACATCACTGTAGAAGAATGTATAGAGCTTTCTAAGAAAGTTGGAGAAAGAATTGCGGAGGAACTTTCAATTCCCGTCTTTTTATATGAAGATTCAGCTACAAAGCCTGAGCGGAAAAACCTTGCAGATATAAGAAAAGGCCAGTTTGAAAAAATGGCAGAAAAATTAAAGGACCCTCAATGGGCTCCTGATTTTGGAAAACCGGAAATTCACCCTACGGCAGGGGTAGTAGCTGTTGGAGCGCGCAAGCCACTTATAGCTTACAATATCAATCTTGACACATCAGACATAAAAATTGCCGATACGATTGCAAAACTCATCCGCGAAAGAAGTGGAGGGCTAAAAAATGTAAGGGCTATCGGGGTAATGTTAGAAGATAGAAACCTGGCCCAGGTGTCAATTAACATGGTAGACTATGAAAGAACAGCTCTTTACAGAGCCTTTGAGATGGTCAAAATGGAGGCAAGGCGTTATGGAGTCAATATAGTAGGCAGTGAAATAGTAGGCCTTACTCCTATGAAAGCCCTTATAGATGTAGCTGAATACTATTTGCAATTGGAAAACTTTGATTCCAATAAACAGATATTGGAGAATTACTTGCTACAGTAA
- a CDS encoding urocanate hydratase, with protein MLNNYDISKAMKIKLDDELPEMPKFVEGIRRAPSRGFNLTKEQTKTALKNALRYIPEQYHEKLAPEFLDELLTYGRIYGYRYRPQGRIYGRPIDEYKGKCLAGKAFQVMIDNNLDFEVALYPYELVTYGETGSVCQNWMQYRLIKKYLEVMTEDQTLVVMSGHPLGLFPSKPEAPRVIITNALMVGMFDNHDDWEIAEEMGVANYGQMTAGGWMYIGPQGIVHGTFNTLLNAGRLKLGIPHDEDLKGYLFVSSGLGGMSGAQPKAVEIAGGVGIIAEVDYSRIKTRYDQGWVKKVSSDLKEVFDTAHEYMKKKEPMSIAYHGNIVDLLEYAVKNNIHIDLLSDQTSCHAAYDGGYCPQGLTFEERTKLLATDREKFKQLVDKSLRRHFELIKTLVDRGAYFFDYGNSFMKAVFDAGVKEISKNGKDEKDGFIFPSYVEDIMGPELFDYGYGPFRWVCLSGKKEDLRKTDKAAMECIDPNRRGQDRDNYIWIRDAEKNKLVVGTQARILYQDAEGRMKIALKFNDMVRKGEIGPVMLGRDHHDVSGTDSPFRETANIKDGSNVMADMATQCFAGNAARGMSLVALHNGGGVGISKAINGGFGLLLDGSKKTDDIIKSALLWDVMCGVARRSWARNQNSIETGVDFNKNYDSLGHITLPYIPKQELIDEVVDKTL; from the coding sequence ATGCTTAACAATTATGATATTTCAAAGGCAATGAAAATAAAGCTTGATGATGAATTGCCGGAAATGCCGAAATTTGTGGAGGGCATTAGAAGAGCTCCTAGCCGGGGGTTTAATCTGACAAAGGAACAGACCAAAACTGCACTAAAGAATGCCTTGAGATATATACCGGAGCAGTACCATGAAAAACTTGCACCTGAGTTTTTAGATGAGCTTTTAACTTATGGCAGAATTTATGGCTATCGTTATAGGCCTCAGGGGAGAATATATGGAAGGCCTATCGACGAATATAAAGGCAAATGCCTTGCCGGAAAAGCCTTTCAAGTTATGATAGACAACAATCTGGATTTTGAAGTAGCGCTTTACCCTTATGAGCTTGTAACATATGGTGAAACCGGCAGCGTATGCCAAAATTGGATGCAGTATAGATTAATTAAAAAATACCTTGAGGTAATGACTGAGGATCAGACGCTTGTAGTTATGTCAGGGCATCCCCTTGGTCTTTTCCCCTCAAAGCCGGAAGCTCCAAGAGTAATTATAACAAATGCCTTAATGGTAGGCATGTTCGACAACCATGATGACTGGGAAATTGCCGAAGAGATGGGAGTTGCCAATTATGGACAGATGACAGCGGGAGGCTGGATGTACATCGGGCCCCAGGGAATAGTTCACGGAACCTTCAATACACTATTAAATGCCGGGAGATTAAAACTTGGTATTCCCCATGATGAAGACTTGAAAGGCTATCTATTTGTCTCGTCAGGTCTTGGCGGAATGAGTGGAGCACAACCCAAGGCAGTAGAGATTGCCGGTGGTGTTGGAATTATAGCCGAGGTCGACTATTCCCGTATTAAAACGCGCTACGACCAGGGATGGGTGAAAAAAGTATCGTCAGATTTAAAAGAAGTATTTGATACTGCTCATGAATATATGAAAAAGAAAGAACCTATGTCTATTGCCTATCACGGCAACATAGTTGATTTACTGGAATATGCAGTAAAAAATAACATTCATATTGACCTATTATCAGACCAAACCTCATGCCATGCAGCATATGACGGCGGATATTGCCCTCAAGGCCTGACTTTTGAGGAGCGCACCAAGCTGCTTGCAACAGATAGAGAAAAATTCAAACAGCTTGTTGATAAAAGTTTGAGAAGGCATTTTGAACTTATAAAAACCTTGGTTGATCGCGGCGCTTACTTCTTTGATTATGGAAATTCCTTTATGAAGGCAGTGTTCGACGCAGGCGTAAAAGAAATATCAAAGAATGGCAAAGATGAGAAAGATGGCTTTATATTCCCTTCCTATGTTGAAGACATAATGGGACCGGAACTTTTTGACTATGGTTACGGACCCTTCCGCTGGGTTTGCCTAAGCGGCAAGAAAGAGGATTTAAGAAAAACAGATAAAGCAGCTATGGAATGCATTGATCCAAACCGCAGAGGCCAAGATAGGGACAACTATATCTGGATTCGCGATGCGGAAAAAAATAAGCTGGTAGTAGGCACACAGGCAAGGATACTTTATCAAGATGCCGAAGGGAGAATGAAAATAGCCCTTAAATTCAATGATATGGTAAGAAAAGGAGAAATCGGGCCTGTGATGCTTGGAAGAGACCACCATGATGTGAGCGGAACCGATTCACCCTTTAGAGAAACAGCTAATATAAAAGACGGCAGTAATGTAATGGCAGACATGGCTACACAGTGCTTTGCCGGCAATGCCGCAAGGGGTATGAGCCTTGTAGCCCTTCACAACGGCGGAGGCGTAGGCATAAGTAAAGCCATAAACGGGGGCTTCGGACTGCTGCTAGATGGAAGCAAAAAGACCGATGATATTATAAAGTCCGCCCTATTATGGGATGTAATGTGCGGCGTTGCAAGACGCTCCTGGGCACGAAATCAAAACTCTATTGAAACAGGTGTAGATTTTAATAAAAATTATGATAGCCTTGGTCATATTACACTTCCGTATATACCAAAACAAGAACTGATAGATGAAGTAGTAGACAAAACTTTATAA